One segment of Chionomys nivalis chromosome 1, mChiNiv1.1, whole genome shotgun sequence DNA contains the following:
- the Bet1 gene encoding BET1 homolog — MRRAGLGDGAVPGSYGNYGYASSGYNACEEENDRLTESLRSKVDAIKSLSIEIGHEVRNQNKLLSEMDSQFDSTTGFLGKTMGRLKILSRGSQTKLLCYMMLFSLFVFFVIYWIIKLR; from the exons ATGAGGCGTGCAGGCCTGG GTGACGGAGCAGTTCCTGGCAGCTATGGGAACTATGGCTATGCCAGTAGTGGATATAATGCCTGTGAAGAAGAGAACGACAGACTCACTGAAAGTCTGAGGAGCAAAGTGGATGCTATCAAATCT CTTTCCATTGAAATAGGCCATGAAgttagaaaccaaaacaaactattATCTGAAATG GATTCACAATTTGATTCTACAACTGGATTTCTAGGTAAAACCATGGGAAGACTGAAGATTTTGTCCAGAGGAAGCCAAACAAAATTACTATGCTATATgatgttgttttcattgtttgtcttttttgtcATTTATTGGATTATTAAACTGAGGTGA